The Halogeometricum borinquense DSM 11551 region GTACCGACGGGGGCCAGACCCCCGCGGACGACTAACCAATGTACGAACACATCCTCGTTCCGACTGACGGGAGCGAAACGGCGGAGTACGCAGTTGATCAGGCGATTGACATCGCCTCGAAGTACGGCTCGACAGTCCATGCACTGTACGTCATCGATGTCGATGCGACCAGTTACTCGCTGGGCACAGAACAGGTTGACCGCATCCGACAGGGACACCTCGACGAGATGCCCGAAGTGAGAGCGGAGGCCGACGAAGCGACTGGATACGTCGCGGACATCG contains the following coding sequences:
- a CDS encoding universal stress protein, which codes for MYEHILVPTDGSETAEYAVDQAIDIASKYGSTVHALYVIDVDATSYSLGTEQVDRIRQGHLDEMPEVRAEADEATGYVADIASEHGLTVEEHVTAGEPARAIRKFVEDNDIDLIVMGSHGRSGLSRVILGSVTEKVLRRTRLPVLVVDAHEKDA